The Lycium barbarum isolate Lr01 chromosome 4, ASM1917538v2, whole genome shotgun sequence nucleotide sequence agttgactaggctcactggtTGCGTGCCTCAGGAGGGTGAGATACATGGACAGACTCGGATGTCAATGGTTGCCCTCTGTACTCACTTGCGCCTCTTAGACATCGAGCATCCTATTACAGACGGCACACCTCAGGTGGATGTCGATAGTCGTGCCCATCTGTACTTACTCATCATATTTGGaagcatcttgttcccgaacatATCGGGTTCCCATGTGAGCTTAAAGTATTTGTTATTTCTGGAGGATCTGGGTGAGTTGGGATGTTATAGCTGGGGCGTTGCTGTTCTGGCTTACCTGTATTGAGCATTATGTCGTGCGTCTATGGGCGATAAGAAGGATGTCTCTGGATTTCATGCACTTCTCgtggtaatatatttaagtgtgcgtaattttattctaaatatagctttttgaaacgacgactaataagaaaaaaaattaatgacCCTTTCAGATATGGGTGTGGTCTAGGATGAGGCCTTTTCAACCCGTAGTTGCGCACCCTCATCCTGACGTCATTACTGACGGCATGCCCTACGCGCGAAGATAGACAGGAAGCATAATCCgagatgtggatacgcaccacagaCTTCTTCCGTTCAGGGATCAGCTAGATCGTATGATGACGGACATggtaagttttttttattttacattattttcttctcttttttttttactatttttgtcttttattgtttactaattcatttt carries:
- the LOC132637817 gene encoding protein MAINTENANCE OF MERISTEMS-like; this encodes MESFGGSTPTSSHLRYTLLVGIYNCIAAGQVQHDRALVMVMVERWRPETHTFHLRIGEATIKLQDVEVMYGLQVDGRPLYIEEPQPPPSSYREELTRLTGCVPQEGEIHGQTRMSMVALCTHLRLLDIEHPITDGTPQVDVDSRAHLYLLIIFGSILFPNISGSHVSLKYLLFLEDLGELGCYSWGVAVLAYLY